In Indicator indicator isolate 239-I01 chromosome 7, UM_Iind_1.1, whole genome shotgun sequence, the sequence ATTAGCCTCCTCTGTGATTACTTAAAGCTTTTGGGGAGCAGCTTTGTGGACGCAGGTCTGATGTGATGCTGGTGGCCTAATTTGGGGCTGGAGGCTCTTAAGTCAACTCCTTTTGAAGGGCTTGCATAGCTCATGGTAAATAGGATTTTTTAATGGATATGGCCTAACCTCTTCCTCTTTTAAAGGGACTGCTAAATTTCATTTGGTAGTTGTCCTGCCTGTAACCTCATCAAATGCTTTGGCAATATATGAAGTAAAAGTAGCCATGAAACTTCTAGTTGTGTTGGAGCCTTTTAAAACTTTGTGCCTGCTCACAGGCTCCACAGAAAGGGGGAGAGTCTTCTGGAATTCAACAATTGTTTATGCATCTTTTCCAGCAACCAAAGGACATTTGTGCCATGGTTGGGTTCTGTTCTTCGGTGAAGTCTGTTCCCCTTCAGACTCTGGTGCCAGCTCAAGTGATTCATGAAGTGAAAATGGAAACTGTGGAGGTAAGATGGACTTTCTGTACTCAatggttttgctttcctttttgcttttgggTAGTGAACTAGGTGAAACATGAAAATAGGAGGTTTTACAGAGAGAATAATCTAAGGCTCCCTGCAAACAAAATTCTTGGCCACTTCTTTCTTCTGATGCTGATCTGTGAAGTAGGAGAGCTGTCTGATTTGTCAGAGTGGCAGAGCCTATGGTGACCAAAGCTTTAAGATCATACTTCAGTTCTGAAGTGGAAACTCTTGGTCCAGCAGTAGAATGTAGCAGCCATTCTAAATGCCACCTCAAATGTTAAAGGGCAAATTATTGAATTTGACTTTTGCTCTAAATTTGGAGTTATGCTTCAACTTCTTTTAAAACTGGGACATCCCTCTGCATGTGCAGGTGGGTCATCAGAGTCAGACTGCTGAAGCTTGTGAGTGTGGAGAAGCACCTTAGCTTCTCATGGTCTTAGTGAGACATGGGTTGAAGGTTTTATTGTGAAGACTCCTTTGGGGACATTTAACTTCTGATTACCAGGTTCCAAACAATTCCCCTCAAGGCTCTCAGTTTCTAGGTTGCTTTTGTGAATCAGCGGGTTCTCTGAATTCTGGTTTTTGTCCTTTTattaaagtattaaaaaaaaaaaatcgtatTTTCTTTCACTCCAGTCACTGTGAAACTGCTTATTTCTGCTGAGTTCAACTCTCTCCTTTTGCAGCCTGTGGATTGTAGTCTAGATTTGTCATGCAAAATCACTTTTCACTCAGAAGGGCTTTTTACTGAGACCTTTGTGGCTGGGTTTGGGGTCTGCATGACCTTTTGGATTCAGCTCAAACTGCCCAGCTAGATAAATGAGTTGGCATGCTGCACCTGCATGTGAGTGTGGTCAGACTGATCTCTTATGAATTGTCACTCAGATGCAGCCAACTGCTGATTTattgttttgtgtgtttcttcTGTGTACCCAGAAAATCACAGTTGAAGAGAAAGCTCTTTCCTTGTGTGAAATATGTGAGACCATGGTGAAAGAAGTGACTGGCCTCCTGGAGAGCAACAAGACAGAGGTAAGTGGGGGAAATGGTACCTCCGTAGGCTTTGGCTAAAATGGGGCTGTgttggaggaggaaggaagcttAATTTTTATTGCCTGTTATCCTGAGAGCAGGTTTTCTATTCTGAGTGAAATGGAGTGAGAAGACAATGTAGTTATGAATTGAGTCAGATATCTGTTCATTTGCCATGCATACTTCCTTGTGCTCCAGGAGGAGATTGTACATGAAATGGAGGTGGTCTGCTACCTGTTCCCAAGGAGTGTCAAAGACCAGTGCAAGGACTTCATTGATGTCTATGGCCAGGCTTTGATTGACATGCTCTTGGAGGCAACAAATCCTGAAGCAGTGTGTGTTATGCTGAAATGCTGTGCAGCCAACAAGCCTCCACAGCAGCCAGGTTGGTCATGATGAGTCAGTGGTGGTGCAAAATGAGCTGGCTCACCTGTAATTATCTCATTTGGAGACACCTGCTTTAGAGCTTTGCTGATGCtgcctcctttcttctcttcggGGGAACTACCTAGTCACTGactgatttttggtttgtttctggttttttgtttgtttgttttggttttgttcttcctAGTTGCAGTGAAACCTGCAGATGGCTTCTGTGATATTTGCAAGATGGTGGTGGCTTATGCAGACAAAGAGCTGGAGAAGAATGCCACGACAGCTGAAATCGAAGCTTTATTGGAAAAAGTCTGTCACTTCCTGCCACAGTCTGTCAGTGATCAGGTAAAGCATTGTGCAGGAAGCAGGCTAAAAAGGAATGGGTCTTGTTGATGGCTGGGAATTGTCATTGTGCAGTTGTTGGGTTTACAGTGGCAATTATGCTTGCCTCATTTTTTTGAGTGTTTCACCTGACATGCTGTCTACATGCTAATTTTAGGTCCGTCTCTCAAGTGTCTCTGCTTCTGCTATAAATGTCCAGGTACTCATAATAGAGGTCTCATGTGTTTGACCACCTTGCTTGATCTCTGGCTGGAGACAAACTGTCCACAggtgcagctggggctggcttgTGTTCAGCAACCTGATCCCtccttttgtttttggttttttttttttctccctttactTGTTACCACCGAAGTGTAGCAGCTTCTCATGTGCAGTAGAGCAAAAAAAGACGGAGCAGGCTTAGTCTGAGGCAGTCAAGTGACCACCCACGCCTTGCTGCTTGGCAGCTTGGCTCCCAGTCAGAGCAGGGCAGCTAGAGGTGAACAGAGGGGAACAGAAGAACTTGCAGAATATTGGCAAAATGAGGGCAGCACCTCTTGGTGATTTTGATAAGAGCAGACAGTCTTCATTTgctggaggctggggggagTTTGGGGTGCAGGGAGGATAGGTTTTTACACTCCCCATCCTTGGGTAGATGGAATAGAGGGAGACTTTTAAGAGCCTGGATTTGATTGTCTGGGTGGTTGTGCTAATTTGCAGTCAGTAAAGGTTTGCCTGGAAATCCTCTTGAGAGcagtgggtggcagcagctgaaggttcCTTTTTTCCTCAACACTGATCCTGTGCAGAGGATTAACAAAGTAATTGGCAGTAGGCTGGCATCATTCCAGTCAGACAGCAAAAAGAGACACCTGTTAGGACACTGCTATCAAGATTTACCTGGAAATCTTATTAGGTGGCTGCTGAGCGTCAGCAAGTGGCATCTCTTAAGTTTACCAGGCATAGAATATAGAGGTTTAAAGCAGCTATGGAACAGCTGTTGCTGGTAACTGCTGGGAGGCTATTTAATAGCTGTGGTTGGTTTATTAATTGGTGCTGTTAATCTCTTTGAAAACAGCAGCATGGTTCTGTGCTTCGGAAATGGCCTCCACTAGAGGGCTGACTGTTTCTGGTGGGAAGCATTCCTGCTGCTGTCTACTGTGAGGGGAACAGGAACTGCTTGGGCTAAGAGTGCTGAACAGCTGCCCCCGAGTTGCTGCTGTCCTGTTCAGGATGTTTGTCTCCAGCTTGTTCAAGTGTTGCTTTCCTCCCAAGACAGCAGTGATCTCCAAGACCAGAGACTAAGCTTTGCAAATCAAAGCTTGTCTTCCTTGGTTCTTTTCCCAAAGTCTGTCTTTATtggttcttttccttttgttccctGGCTCCTCATAACCTGTCTACAGCCAGCTTCAGGCAGGTATGAGCTAGCAAAAAATAATGTGGAATCATACAATCAGttaggttggaagaggtctTTTAAGCTCATCAAGCCCAATCATTAACCCAGTACTGCAAGGTcaccaataaaccatgtccctcagcaccacatctgcactgcttttaaattccaccagggttggggactccactactgtgctgggcagcctggccttttggggaagaaatttttccttgtgtccaacctaaccctcccctggggcaacttgaggccttttcctcttgtcctgttctttggtgactgggagaagagagcagcccccacctgactccaaccttctttcaggtagttgtagagagcaataaggtctcccctcagcctcttgttCTCCAACCTCTCTTGCCAGTTccccctcaactgctcctcagagGATGTGCCCTAGACCTCTCATCCCTCCATGTAGTTGTATGACTAGTGCTGTGCTGAGTCATTTTCCATCTGTAGAGCTTAAGCCTCTGGTTTATCAGTTTGGGGTGTTGGGAATGGTGTACAGGCCTGCCTGCTGAAGGCCATATCTTCCTCTGCTCTCTTAGGCTCTAACAGGAGACTCTCTCCACCTGTGTTCTGTTACAGTGTGTTCAGTTTGTGGAACAGTATGAACCTGTGGTTGTGCAACTCCTGGCAGAGGTGATGGATCCCACTTTTGTTTGCACTGTGAGTATCCCATTGGGCTCTATTGACCTGGATCTCTGGTGCAGCCCTGCCTGTTCCTCCCTGTGCCTTTCAGTGCCTTGCATGCAGAAACTGCCCTGGAATAGAAATCAGCACACTGAATGCTTGGAGGAGATGTGGTTGGGGCTCACTGAATGGCCAGCTGTCCGACTGCCAGCCTTATGCCAGCAAAGAGCTGCCAGTGCTGAGCTACTGCTGGGGTTCAGCAACAAGGTGTAGTGTGCCCTGAACATGATGAAAAGAAGCTTTTCTTGAGAAAGGTTCCTTTCTAGAAGCAATGTTTCTCAAAACTCTATGGAGAAGCAGTTGTAGTAACTTCCATGTCTACTTGTTCAGTGTGACAGCTGTGGGCTGAGCATGGTACTGTGGGAGCTCCTGAAGCTACCTCAGTGTTGCTTCCATGCTTGCTCAGTTGCTAGATTAGATGTAAGGCTGGAGCTGCGACCTCTTGGTTGAAACAGAACAATTCTGACTCTGCTGTTGACTCTTGactctcttctcacagaaacTTGGAGTCTGTGAATCAGCTAAACAGCCTCTCCTGGGGGATGATGCGTGTGTCTGGGGCCCAGGGTACTGGTGTAAGAACATGGAGACTGCTGCTCAGTGCAACGTAAGTAAAGCAGGATTCTGCTGGCCTTAAACTCCTTTTCTGTCACCCTTTTAAGTGGATGGATTCCAGTTTCAGGATGCAAAAGGGTACTAGGGGGTTGATTTAGGGGGTCTCACTTGGCTTGCATAAACCAGACAGATTCTTCTCCCTTTTGCTCCTGTCCCCCATCCGTCTGTGATCATCTCGTGATCTATAATAAGGCACAGGGTGAGCTTcatggcacagccaggcacagggtgAGCTTCATGGCACggccaggcacaggcacagggtgAGCTTCATGGCACggccaggcacaggcacagggtgAGCTTCATGGCACggccaggcacaggcacagggtgAGCTTCATGGCACggccaggcacaggcacagggtgAGCTTCATGGCACggccaggcacaggcacagggtgAGCTTCATGGCACggccaggcacaggcacagggtgAGCTTCATGGCACggccaggcacaggcacagggtgAGCTTCATGGCACggccaggcacaggcacagggtgAGCTTCATGGCACGgcctggcacaggcacagggtGAGCTTCATGGCACGGCCTGTTGCTCCTGCAGCCAACAGACTGTCATGATATGTCATCAGGCTTCAAAAACTGGCCTCCAGTATTGCTGTGGGCTGATGCTTTCTTTGCCAGGCCTTAATAGCTAAGGATCAGCAGCATTCTTTCCTGAAGCTTCTGGGTGGGGATGAAAACAGTATTTATTCTAATCCTCTCTGGAATCACTTCTTTTAAGAAAAAcagagttatttttcttttcccaagatCTTGGCTCAGGATAATGACACATGTAGATGCACACTTGTTTGCAACAAGTTGccttttcccccccaccctaAGACTGTTTCTCTCCCTTTTAGGCTGTTGATCACTGCAAACGCCACGTGTGGAACTAGAAGACGACTTTCCAGTCCTGAAAGATTGCTATGGCTCTTCAATGTGGGCCAAGGTTGGCAGAGAGCTCTATCTCAAATGtccctcctctctgcctcaTTAACAATTTGACCTTCAAGTTCCTTTTTATCGTAACTCTTCTGTAGCAGTACTGCTGTTGAAGGATCAGATCTTCGTTGTTGACTTTAACAAAAGATATTTCTGATTGTACAGTTTAACTCATTATGCTCCTAAAACCTAGTGTGTTGTAGTTTTTTAATGGGTAGGCTGAAGTAGgagtggttttttgttttgatttgggttttgtttttatgttggttttctttttgggtGCTGGGAAATAATGGCAAAGAAGGTAAAACGTGACAAAGCAAttctcttaattaaaaaaaagaacaaggtGGTGACTAAACTTCCACATGTCTGTGTGTAGCATTGGGAGGGTGAAATGCTTTGAATTTTAAACATCTGGCTTGGAAGATCAATGTTCTCTGTAACCATAAGGGAACTCTAAAGGCTAATGCTCAATCAGGGAGTCCCACTGGTTGGAATTTTCAAAGCTCTACAGATgcggaggagggggggagggggctctGTGTGCCCAGCTAACTTCCAGAGTAACTAGTACTAAAAACCAGAAAAGATGCAGTTGAGTGCCCACACTTTGATGGCTCATGGTCTTACCATAGCTAAGGAAACCTTCAAGCTCTGGTCATGTCCTTTTGATTTCCTTGTCCTAAGCATGCTGTCAAGCCCCGTGCAGGGGGATTTCAGTCTTTTGAAGCATGCTGATGCACTTAAGGCATCCttccctgtttgttttttttttttttttcccccttatccTAGTTGCTCAATCCTGCTTAGTCTGGCAGCTTCCTACATGCAGCCAGCTGGGTGCCAAGGAGGTGGGGCAAGCTGAGTTGGTAGAAGACACAAGGGAGAGAGTCAGCAGGGGCTGTGCACATCTCAAAGAGAGGACAGAATGCCTGGGTAAAAAAtgttgggtgttgttttttggtgtgttttttttggtttattccTTGATTTTTCTCTCATAGCATGTTCAGGCCCCTAAAGCTTCAGAAGTGCTTAGAGGCTCATGGGCAGTTTCATTGTTGCCACTGTTCTCACTGACTGTTGCCCTTCTGAGCAATTTGAAGGATGATGATGATTCCTCCCTGCCCCAAAGTTCCCATTCCTGTTGGGAATTGTCTGAGTAGCCATTGGAGATGGCAGATGGCAAGAGGGATGCAGCAGATGTTTGGCAGCTCAGCTGACAGCCTGCCCTTCATGCCTCTGCAGCatcccactgaaaaaaaaaccccaaaagcctGTTGAGGCCAGCTGCTACCTTGCAAACAAGTCAGACCCTTGAGGTGCAGGGGCCTCAAGAATGACAATCACCTTGCTTGAGGTGGACCTTGCATCCCCTACTGGCATTTAGTGTGCTGTTCTGATCAGGTTACCCCCCCTAAAACAGAGGCACCAGAGTAGTtctgaagagacctttgggaagaaggagctgggcagaggtggaGCTTTGAAAATTCCAGGCCTGTTCAGAAAGGTGCCAGCAACTGCTACTGTACCTGTGGTGTCCTGGGTGAGGCttcagcagcaagcaaagtgatttttttttttcccccccccccccatgcaGTGTGGTGGTGGAAAACCACTTGGCTGCAGCTTTTTACTTACCTGTACATACTAAATGTCTGGGCAGTGATGGGGCCCAGTCTGGGCAATACTGGTGTGTCCTTCCTGTttgcaatggctttaaactaaaacaaagcaagctAATTTCCCTTAGAGATGTAAACCAACTGCAGCTTTCTGTCCTGGCAGGCTTGTGCAGTGATTCCAGCAGTGATATCCCAGCTGGGGTAGATAGGAAATGGGCTCTCTCCCATGCTGCTGCCCTAGGGGTACAGGTTGTGTTACACCATGCTATGTGGGATGGGTTTGGATCTTTTAGGCTGGATGACATTTTATTAATGTGAAGCTTCTGGGATGGATTGATGCTTGCAGGTCAGTGAGGTTTTCATGTTCTTGGATTAGTAGTAGGGAAGAatttgtgtcaggggaggtgaACCAGGGGAAATCCTGTGCTAGCTCTGGGAGtctcttcatttatttttattttccttttcctgtggaCCGTGGCACCTGACCCGCTTGAGTTGTGCTGGGGGGGGGACACATGTGCAGTTGCTTTCTAAAGAacattgttttgatttttgcaCAAGAGCTTCCTTAATGAACAATAAAAACTCCTGTAAACCGATAAGCTTGTGTTTCATTTCCTTATGTGCTAATTGCTGAAGCATCTGATTAGGTTCCCCtttgctgcagagccagcagaaggCATGGCCCAGAACGTCGCTGAATGACACGGTCCAGGTTCCTACTGTGTTGCCATCACCTCACAAGGTGCATGTCCTATCAGGCCTTTGCTGtactgagccagctgcaggttCAAGAGGCATCTTGCCAGGGATTGCCACCACCACgctctcctctggccccacGCAACGCTGGTGTGAGGCAACAGCCCCGTGTCGCAATTCCTTTGCTGTGCTCAGGCTGGGGATGAGttcttgctgcagctgcctcctgccaggccTCAGTGCTGAGTTGCATTTAATGTggctttttctctttgtcttcGTTCCTTGCTTTAGTCTGAATGAaatgttgtttttctctttttttttttttttttttttttttttcccttaatgcTGTAAGGTGACCTCTAAATCCACCATCAATTTGCTGGTCCTGAATTTACTGTTTTaatccctctgctgctgacctTTCTTCTAAGGGCTAATGTTCTGCtgggtgcagagcagagagaatggTTGTGTCACATGGCACCAGGACACTTCTCCTGCCCTTTGCTGCCAAGTGGTGAGGGTAGTGTTGAGCAGCAGGTTCTGGGCTGGCTTTGACTCCCGGGAATACCTGCCTGGCTCTGGTCCCTCCCTCCACTTGCAGGCTGGTGATGATTTTAATCAAGGTGTAAGGAGAGGGGTGTGGTAATTGCCCTGCGTAGGTGTGGATTCTCACTACTTCTCCCAACCCATCCAAGATTCCTCAGactgggagcagcacaggagaggaACCAGCCACTGAGGACTATCTTAGGAACGGCATGGAGAGCAAATGGAGTGGCTGGGTGCTGATCCTTTCTGTGTGCCTGGGCTCCTACCAAGGTAAGGCCAGGCCTGGGGGTAGAACTCAAGGACAGCCCAGAAGACCCCTCTGAACCCCGAAACTGTTCACAGTTGCAGTGTTTAAGCTCCATAGCCTACTTCTTTGTTCCTGTTGTGGTGGTGGAGTTAggccagaggagagctggggaaggtggCACCACTGACTGCTTTGCCTCTTGCCCATCTTAGATGTGAATGTTGTGTCTTCTACCCTTAACAGTGATCTTGGGGCAAAGAGAagtttcctccttcccttctctgggaGCAGGGATTTGGATGGAGCTGGTGCATGGAAGGAGGGAAGTCAGTTGATGGAACATCTCTGCAGGGGTGGAGACAGGGCTGTTTTTCCTACTGAACTTGGTGCTGGGACCTGGATCTGAATGTGTGAGCTTGGGGACACTATGTTGTTATCCTTGTGTGATGGAGGGACCATCATTTCACCTGAACAAAGCTGCTCCTTTTCCTAGAGGCCTTGTATGAGGTTCAGGAGTCaggaagctgcttctgctgtggctTGCTGAGCTCTGGGTAGGGAGGTGAACGCAATGTCACGACCCTGTGTCCTTTTGGAGATTTCTCATCGTTGAGGATTTGGGAATTTGTGAGCAAATTCTCCTGCagaacagcttctgctgctgtcccctAGGCATCTCCCATGATAAGAGTGAAAGCCATAAGTCGCAGTTTTCatataaacataaggaaaaactttttcactgtcagggtgacagagccctggagcaggctgtgcagagaggttgtggaggctcctgctctggagacattaaaaacccacctggatgcattcctgtgtgacctactctaggtggtcctcctctggcaggggcgtgggactggatgatcttttgaggtcccttccagcccctaccattctgtgataactgGCTCATACCTCTCCCATTCCCAGAAAACAAGGTGGGAAGAGCCTCTTTCCAACCCCCATCCCTTGCCTGAGGGGAAATCACATATTCCAGGGGAACTTTCCTCAGGGAAGCTGGGGAGCCCTGCTCTTGTGGGCCAGAAGGAAACCCCTTTTAGAGGGAAGAATCCCTTTGCCACACTAATTGCCCAGGCTTGGCCCATCTGGCTCCTCCAACGTGACCTGCCCAGGTATGGACTTTGCGGTGGAGCAGTTGTGACTGCGCACATGTAGCCTGGTGATGGGGGAAGAGATGCTGAGGTGTTCCAGCCAGCAacaggcagagcaggaaagTTCACCCAGGCTCAGCACGTCCGTCCTTTGGGCAATGCCTGCCCTGGGAGCCGGCAGCAGCTCGTGTGAGGGTGGCTCGGCTGCACGGTGCGGTGCGACTGGTAGGACTATGGGGCCACAAGCCTTGGAGAAGGATTTTGCTGCTGGAAGAGCATTATTTATGGTGTTGCTGTAACAGGGGTGTGCACCAGGCCGGGAACTGGGGCGCTGGAGCCCACGCCGCCACCCCCAGGCTTTACGTCACAACCTGCTCGCCAGGCTCTGCCGGCTGAGCCGGCACGCTCCGGGGCTCCGTGGAATGCCGGCACAGCCCCGCCAGGTTTGGAGCTTGGTGTTGCATCCcacactgagcagagcccaCCTCACCCAGGGAGGCTTAGCAGCCCAGAGACAAGGCAGTCCTGGCTGACCTGGGGCCACCATGGTGACACTGGGAccatccctgctctgtgccagggcTTTCTAAAAATGGCATCGTCTGGTGTCTGGGTGCCCAGCAGCATGAGGTGGCTCCAGCAGGGCTTTGAAATGTGGAGGAGAGCTCCAGCGGTACTGGTtgccccagctgcctgccctgtgGCTGTGCTTTCCACCTTGGGAAGCTCCTCCTGCTCTTAGAAGTTGGGCATTATGGTTCACATTCATTATTTTCTGGCCCAGCACTTGATATGTGAGTTGCAGCTTGAGCAGAATGAGGAGGAAGCATCAAATGGGGGGGAGCAGAAAGGGCTTCAAACCACAGGTCACTTTTAGagggccagcaggagcaggaacatgattgtgcccctgtactgggcacttgTGAGGCTGCACCACAAATAcaggattcagttttgggcctcttaCTGTGAGAAGgacgttga encodes:
- the PSAP gene encoding prosaposin, translating into MERQLFCLLGLLAAAVASPLLWQKECVKGPEVWCQNIRTASQCGALKHCQQNVWSKPTVNSIPCDLCKELVTVADKVLKDNGTEDEIRSYLEKTCEFLRDESLVSECKEIVDSYLPVIMDMIKEELDKPEVVCSALALCQSLQKQLAAMKLQKQLQSNKIPELDFSELASPFMANVPLLLYPQDKPKQKSKGTGDVCQDCIQLVTDVQEAVRSNSTFVKSLVAHAKEECDRLGPGMSDMCKSYISEYSDLAIQMLMHMQPKDICAMVGFCSSVKSVPLQTLVPAQVIHEVKMETVEKITVEEKALSLCEICETMVKEVTGLLESNKTEEEIVHEMEVVCYLFPRSVKDQCKDFIDVYGQALIDMLLEATNPEAVCVMLKCCAANKPPQQPVAVKPADGFCDICKMVVAYADKELEKNATTAEIEALLEKVCHFLPQSVSDQCVQFVEQYEPVVVQLLAEVMDPTFVCTKLGVCESAKQPLLGDDACVWGPGYWCKNMETAAQCNAVDHCKRHVWN